The Capra hircus breed San Clemente chromosome 2, ASM170441v1, whole genome shotgun sequence genome window below encodes:
- the THEMIS2 gene encoding protein THEMIS2 produces the protein MEPVSLQDFVCALDPASLPRVLRVCSGVYFQGSIYEISGNECCLSTGDLIKVTHIRLQKVVCENPGTGQTTELAPNFQGHFSPLTGRQSYGTLEELVYAATQSSKSLPIHFMSTHRIATKARVVPQKQPLKLEAVEMHQGACCARCVLDSGAQQVFLHLPLSQQGPFWKLEPGPPRTLLQVLQDPTMRDTLLTCSAFPWRSLILKPQYEVEAIMHLRRTVVKIPSTLEVDVEDVTVSSQHIHFIQPLLLSEALARGGPFPLATEILEVPQGSPNFLSPWLRSLHKGQRLCLRGVASPPWRFLASTRGRKVPRHFMISGAYRGKLRRRPREFPTAYDLLGALQPGQPLRVVTTKDCEGDELENLGFASLAVGDRLEVLGSGQALGQHERDLDVLVCQRLGEQTGEEEAWEDEEVQDQEQILLPLYFSGGFVEELSDARRYSLQDLTAQFSLPCEVKVVAKDPRHPADPLPSFPGLQLEEKILEPFLVVSLDSDPEMCFEIPPRWLDLTVVEVEELPGQPSGALPTATVEELTEAFYYSLRKLPAFESQAPPPRPPKSKGLSEQKQQMHKEKGFKSSQVSELQEPPLLPKLRTKSLPKVTQDSSDLYSEVPGRKKGRRTAVPITEDSDDEHDYEEILEQFSKTL, from the exons GCTCCATCTACGAGATCTCTGGGAACGAGTGCTGCCTCTCCACAGGAGACTTGATCAAGGTCACCCATATTCGCCTCCAAAAGGTGGTCTGTGAGAACCCGGGGACAGGCCAGACCACCGAGCTCGCTCCCAATTTCCAGG GCCACTTCAGCCCCCTCACCGGCCGCCAGAGCTATGGAACCCTGGAGGAGCTGGTCTATGCTGCAACCCAGAGCTCCAAGTCACTGCCCATTCACTTCATGTCGACCCACAGAATCGCCACCAAGGCCAGGGTGGTGCCTCAAAAGCAGCCCCTCAAGCTGGAGGCCGTGGAGATGCACCAGGGGGCCTGCTGTGCCCGCTGTGTGCTGGACTCTGGGGCCCAGCAGGTCTTTCTGCACCTGCCCTTGTCCCAGCAGGGGCCCTTCTGGAAACTGGAGCCCGGGCCCCCTCGGACCCTGCTCCAGGTACTGCAGGACCCCACCATGAGGGACACCCTCCTCACCTGCTCCGCCTTCCCCTGGCGCTCCCTGATCTTGAAGCCCCAGTATGAGGTCGAAGCCATCATGCACT TGCGCAGGACCGTCGTCAAGATCCCCTCCACCCTGGAGGTCGACGTGGAGGACGTCACCGTCTCCTCGCAGCACATTCACTTCATACAACCGCTGCTGCTGAGCGAGGCCCTGGCCCGGGGAGGCCCCTTCCCCCTGGCCACAGAGATCCTGGAAGTTCCGCAGGGGTCCCCCAACTTCCTCAGCCCGTGGCTGCGCTCCTTACATAAGGGCCAGAGGCTCTGCCTCCGTGGCGTGGCTTCGCCGCCCTGGCGGTTCCTGGCCTCGACCAGGGGCCGGAAGGTGCCCAGACACTTCATGATCTCCGGGGCCTACCGGGGCAAGCTGCGGCGGCGGCCGAGAGAGTTCCCCACGGCCTACGACCTCCTGGGTGCTCTCCAGCCGGGCCAGCCGCTCCGGGTCGTGACCACAAAGGACTGTGAGGGAGATGAGCTGGAGAACCTGGGGTTTGCGTCCCTGGCTGTGGGTGACAGGCTGGAGGTGCTGGGGTCTGGCCAGGCCCTTGGGCAACACGAGAGGGACCTAGATGTCTTGGTGTGTCAGCGGCTAGGTGAGCAGACTGGGGAGGAAGAGGCTTGGGAGGATGAAGAGGTGCAGGACCAAGAACAGATTCTTTTGCCCCTCTACTTCTCTGGCGGCTTTGTGGAGGAGCTGAGCGATGCCCGGCGCTACAGCCTGCAGGACCTGACTGCCCAGTTCTCACTGCCCTGTGAGGTCAAGGTGgtggccaaggaccccaggcaccCCGCCGACCCTCTGCCCTCCTTCCCGGGCCTGCAGCTGGAAGAGAAGATCCTGGAACCCTTCTTGGTGGTCAGCCTGGACTCCGACCCCGAGATGTGCTTTGAGATCCCTCCCCGGTGGCTGGACCTGACTGTCGTGGAGGTCGAGGAGCTGCCGGGCCAGCCATCTGGGGCCCTCCCCACGGCCACAGTGGAGGAGCTGACGGAGGCCTTCTACTATAGCCTGCGGAAGCTACCAGCCTTCGAGAGTCAAGCTCCCCCGCCCAGGCCGCCAAAGAGTAAGGGCCTCAGTGAGCAGAAGCAGCAGATGCACAAGGAGAAAGGCTTCAAG TCCTCTCAAGTCTCAGAATTGCAGGAACCACCTCTGCTGCCTAAACTCAGGACGAAGTCCTTGCCGAAGGTCACCCAGGACAGCTCTGATTTATACAGTGAGGTTCCTGGCCGCAAGAAGGGCCGCAGGACCGCTGTGCCCATCACTGAAGATTCAG ATGATGAACACGATTACGAAGAAATACTTGAGCAGTTTTCGAAAACCCTCTAG